In Electrophorus electricus isolate fEleEle1 chromosome 14, fEleEle1.pri, whole genome shotgun sequence, a single window of DNA contains:
- the ppp1r3cb gene encoding protein phosphatase 1 regulatory subunit 3C-B isoform X1: protein MNCASVLHILNPRLMPSLIMPVDVAVRICLAHSPPLRSFLGPYEDYNSRNLINQYKPLRPCISSKAKVEAASRGWKTSKSKGKKRVVFADSKGMSLTVIHVFKEFEEDPLSDLQFQLSDLEDAIVGMKVRKQKRLVLDFPQPAADYLDFRNRLKKNQVCLENCVIQDRSLTGTVKVSNISFEKSVHVRITFDSWKGYMDVPCAYMNNVYGCTETDTFSFAVELPSSASQENHVEFCISYKTHDQMYWDNNDGKNYRVVHDGEGEHTSHGTQKTASEVKSPAKKSDMEFDQFGSPRTSSGFFPEWQSWGHIENSTPYW from the exons ATGAACTGCGCCAG tgttttGCACATCCTGAACCCCAGGCTGATGCCATCTCTGATAATGCCTGTGGATGTGGCCGTGAGGATCTGCTTGGCACACTCCCCGCCCCTTCGCAGCTTCCTGGGTCCGTATGAGGACTATAACTCCAGAAACCTGATTAACCAATACAAACCCCTGAGGCCCTGCATCAGCTCGAAGGCCAAGGTGGAGGCTGCAAGCCGAGGATGGAAGACTTCAAAAAGCAAAGGCAAGAAGAGGGTGGTGTTTGCGGACTCCAAGGGCATGTCCCTGACGGTGATCCATGTTTTCAAGGAGTTTGAAGAGGACCCACTTTCAGACTTGCAGTTCCAGTTGTCTGACTTGGAAGATGCCATTGTGGGCATGAAGGTGAGGAAGCAGAAGCGTTTGGTTTTGGACTTCCCTCAGCCCGCGGCAGATTACCTGGACTTCCGGAACCGTCTCAAGAAGAACCAAGTCTGTTTGGAGAACTGTGTGATCCAGGACAGGTCTCTTACAGGCACAGTGAAGGTGAGCAACATAAGTTTTGAGAAGTCGGTTCATGTCCGGATAACATTCGATTCATGGAAAGGCTACATGGATGTTCCTTGTGCCTACATGAATAATGTTTATGGCTGCACGGAGACTGACACCTTCTCCTTTGCTGTTGAGCTTCCAAGTTCAGCATCCCAAGAAAATCATGTGGAGTTCTGCATATCCTACAAAACACATGACCAGATGTATTGGGATAACAATGACGGAAAGAACTACAGGGTGGTACATGATGGTGAGGGTGAGCACACTAGCCATGGCACTCAGAAAACGGCATCTGAAGTCAAGAGTCCTGCCAAAAAGTCAGACATGGAGTTTGATCAGTTTGGAAGCCCAAGGACATCCAGTGGCTTCTTTCCAGAGTGGCAGAGCTGGGGGCATATTGAGAACAGCACCCCCTACTGGTGA
- the ppp1r3cb gene encoding protein phosphatase 1 regulatory subunit 3C-B isoform X2 has protein sequence MNCARLMPSLIMPVDVAVRICLAHSPPLRSFLGPYEDYNSRNLINQYKPLRPCISSKAKVEAASRGWKTSKSKGKKRVVFADSKGMSLTVIHVFKEFEEDPLSDLQFQLSDLEDAIVGMKVRKQKRLVLDFPQPAADYLDFRNRLKKNQVCLENCVIQDRSLTGTVKVSNISFEKSVHVRITFDSWKGYMDVPCAYMNNVYGCTETDTFSFAVELPSSASQENHVEFCISYKTHDQMYWDNNDGKNYRVVHDGEGEHTSHGTQKTASEVKSPAKKSDMEFDQFGSPRTSSGFFPEWQSWGHIENSTPYW, from the exons ATGAACTGCGCCAG GCTGATGCCATCTCTGATAATGCCTGTGGATGTGGCCGTGAGGATCTGCTTGGCACACTCCCCGCCCCTTCGCAGCTTCCTGGGTCCGTATGAGGACTATAACTCCAGAAACCTGATTAACCAATACAAACCCCTGAGGCCCTGCATCAGCTCGAAGGCCAAGGTGGAGGCTGCAAGCCGAGGATGGAAGACTTCAAAAAGCAAAGGCAAGAAGAGGGTGGTGTTTGCGGACTCCAAGGGCATGTCCCTGACGGTGATCCATGTTTTCAAGGAGTTTGAAGAGGACCCACTTTCAGACTTGCAGTTCCAGTTGTCTGACTTGGAAGATGCCATTGTGGGCATGAAGGTGAGGAAGCAGAAGCGTTTGGTTTTGGACTTCCCTCAGCCCGCGGCAGATTACCTGGACTTCCGGAACCGTCTCAAGAAGAACCAAGTCTGTTTGGAGAACTGTGTGATCCAGGACAGGTCTCTTACAGGCACAGTGAAGGTGAGCAACATAAGTTTTGAGAAGTCGGTTCATGTCCGGATAACATTCGATTCATGGAAAGGCTACATGGATGTTCCTTGTGCCTACATGAATAATGTTTATGGCTGCACGGAGACTGACACCTTCTCCTTTGCTGTTGAGCTTCCAAGTTCAGCATCCCAAGAAAATCATGTGGAGTTCTGCATATCCTACAAAACACATGACCAGATGTATTGGGATAACAATGACGGAAAGAACTACAGGGTGGTACATGATGGTGAGGGTGAGCACACTAGCCATGGCACTCAGAAAACGGCATCTGAAGTCAAGAGTCCTGCCAAAAAGTCAGACATGGAGTTTGATCAGTTTGGAAGCCCAAGGACATCCAGTGGCTTCTTTCCAGAGTGGCAGAGCTGGGGGCATATTGAGAACAGCACCCCCTACTGGTGA
- the ppp1r3cb gene encoding protein phosphatase 1 regulatory subunit 3C-B isoform X3: MPSLIMPVDVAVRICLAHSPPLRSFLGPYEDYNSRNLINQYKPLRPCISSKAKVEAASRGWKTSKSKGKKRVVFADSKGMSLTVIHVFKEFEEDPLSDLQFQLSDLEDAIVGMKVRKQKRLVLDFPQPAADYLDFRNRLKKNQVCLENCVIQDRSLTGTVKVSNISFEKSVHVRITFDSWKGYMDVPCAYMNNVYGCTETDTFSFAVELPSSASQENHVEFCISYKTHDQMYWDNNDGKNYRVVHDGEGEHTSHGTQKTASEVKSPAKKSDMEFDQFGSPRTSSGFFPEWQSWGHIENSTPYW; encoded by the coding sequence ATGCCATCTCTGATAATGCCTGTGGATGTGGCCGTGAGGATCTGCTTGGCACACTCCCCGCCCCTTCGCAGCTTCCTGGGTCCGTATGAGGACTATAACTCCAGAAACCTGATTAACCAATACAAACCCCTGAGGCCCTGCATCAGCTCGAAGGCCAAGGTGGAGGCTGCAAGCCGAGGATGGAAGACTTCAAAAAGCAAAGGCAAGAAGAGGGTGGTGTTTGCGGACTCCAAGGGCATGTCCCTGACGGTGATCCATGTTTTCAAGGAGTTTGAAGAGGACCCACTTTCAGACTTGCAGTTCCAGTTGTCTGACTTGGAAGATGCCATTGTGGGCATGAAGGTGAGGAAGCAGAAGCGTTTGGTTTTGGACTTCCCTCAGCCCGCGGCAGATTACCTGGACTTCCGGAACCGTCTCAAGAAGAACCAAGTCTGTTTGGAGAACTGTGTGATCCAGGACAGGTCTCTTACAGGCACAGTGAAGGTGAGCAACATAAGTTTTGAGAAGTCGGTTCATGTCCGGATAACATTCGATTCATGGAAAGGCTACATGGATGTTCCTTGTGCCTACATGAATAATGTTTATGGCTGCACGGAGACTGACACCTTCTCCTTTGCTGTTGAGCTTCCAAGTTCAGCATCCCAAGAAAATCATGTGGAGTTCTGCATATCCTACAAAACACATGACCAGATGTATTGGGATAACAATGACGGAAAGAACTACAGGGTGGTACATGATGGTGAGGGTGAGCACACTAGCCATGGCACTCAGAAAACGGCATCTGAAGTCAAGAGTCCTGCCAAAAAGTCAGACATGGAGTTTGATCAGTTTGGAAGCCCAAGGACATCCAGTGGCTTCTTTCCAGAGTGGCAGAGCTGGGGGCATATTGAGAACAGCACCCCCTACTGGTGA